A single region of the Terriglobales bacterium genome encodes:
- a CDS encoding M28 family peptidase — protein MKALVLLLSLLASSFAAQQQKPASPEAPAPSPMRNAMAAVSPANIRTHVKFLSSDLLEGRGTGQRGGDIAAEYIASQFALYGLKPAGDNGTYMQRVPMIGIATDPGSTISLSYNGGKPTPLRMLDDIVAMDESQSAISDLEGMLVYVGYGIDAPEYDWNDYKGIDVKGKILLMLVNEPPSKDEKFFKGPALTYYGRWTYKYEEAARRGAAGVMLIHQPEMASYGWDVVRNSWGGERAYIRTENTPKLKLASWIQYEVAQQLAKSINRKADDLIKMAQSKDFKPIPMPVQIRAHMISKIRPFDSNNVLALISGSDPNVGGEVVMYSAHYDHLGFRVGVPGDNIYNGAVDNATGCGMLLEMARAYSTQPSPKRSILFAAVTGEEQGLLGSQYLGQNPPVPAGKISVALNFDGIRPDGIPEQIQVSGSERTSLFPLVADTAKEYGLDIRGDSNPGAGHYYRSDHFSFARVGIPAFSVQEGLKYKGHPLEWGVQREMDYNEKRYHQPTDEFDPTWDFAGLAELSKFGIELGWKIADQDSLAQWVPGDEFEAARKQSQQAQQPASK, from the coding sequence ATGAAAGCCCTTGTACTCCTGCTTAGCCTTCTTGCGTCCTCATTTGCGGCGCAACAGCAAAAACCCGCGTCGCCTGAAGCTCCCGCTCCCTCGCCCATGCGCAACGCCATGGCCGCGGTCAGCCCGGCAAACATTCGCACCCATGTGAAGTTCTTGTCGTCTGACCTGCTGGAGGGACGCGGTACCGGCCAGCGCGGAGGCGATATCGCTGCCGAGTACATCGCGTCGCAGTTTGCCCTGTACGGACTGAAGCCAGCCGGCGACAACGGTACTTACATGCAGCGTGTGCCGATGATCGGTATCGCCACCGACCCGGGAAGTACCATTTCACTGTCCTATAACGGCGGCAAGCCGACACCGCTGCGCATGTTAGACGACATTGTCGCCATGGACGAAAGTCAAAGTGCGATCAGCGACCTGGAAGGCATGCTTGTCTATGTCGGATACGGTATCGACGCGCCCGAATACGACTGGAATGACTACAAGGGCATCGACGTAAAGGGCAAAATCCTACTGATGCTGGTGAACGAGCCTCCATCGAAGGACGAGAAATTCTTCAAGGGCCCTGCGCTCACCTACTACGGACGCTGGACGTACAAGTACGAAGAGGCCGCCCGGCGTGGCGCCGCAGGTGTGATGCTCATCCACCAACCGGAAATGGCCAGCTACGGATGGGATGTAGTCCGTAACTCCTGGGGCGGAGAACGCGCCTACATCCGCACGGAAAACACACCGAAGCTCAAGCTGGCGTCGTGGATCCAGTACGAAGTCGCTCAGCAACTTGCGAAGTCCATCAACCGCAAAGCCGACGACCTGATCAAGATGGCACAGTCGAAGGACTTCAAGCCCATTCCCATGCCGGTCCAAATCAGGGCTCACATGATTTCGAAGATTCGTCCTTTCGATTCGAACAACGTTTTGGCTCTCATCAGTGGATCGGACCCGAACGTTGGCGGCGAAGTGGTGATGTACAGCGCGCATTATGACCACCTGGGCTTCCGCGTCGGCGTCCCCGGAGACAACATCTATAACGGCGCAGTCGATAACGCCACCGGTTGCGGGATGCTCCTTGAAATGGCGCGGGCGTACTCGACCCAACCATCGCCAAAACGCTCAATTCTGTTTGCCGCGGTAACCGGAGAAGAGCAGGGGCTCCTCGGATCGCAGTACCTCGGACAGAATCCTCCCGTGCCTGCCGGGAAGATTTCCGTGGCGCTCAACTTCGACGGTATCCGTCCGGACGGAATTCCTGAACAGATCCAGGTCTCCGGGTCCGAACGAACCTCCCTCTTCCCTTTAGTTGCGGATACGGCAAAAGAGTACGGTCTGGATATCCGCGGCGACTCCAATCCGGGTGCCGGACACTACTACCGTTCCGACCACTTCAGTTTCGCTCGCGTTGGAATTCCTGCGTTCTCAGTTCAGGAGGGCCTGAAGTACAAGGGCCATCCCTTGGAATGGGGTGTGCAGCGCGAAATGGATTACAACGAGAAGCGGTATCACCAGCCCACCGACGAATTCGACCCGACGTGGGATTTCGCCGGATTGGCCGAGTTGTCGAAGTTTGGCATTGAGCTCGGTTGGAAAATTGCCGATCAGGACAGCTTGGCTCAGTGGGTCCCCGGAGACGAATTCGAGGCAGCGCGAAAACAGAGCCAGCAAGCTCAGCAACCGGCGAGCAAATAA
- a CDS encoding dCMP deaminase family protein produces the protein MDKSGNTAGTLPSSRRPGRHEYLMGIAIAVRKRADCRGQKVGAAIVVDDRIVSTGYNGTPTKMVNCSDGGCIRCLNRDKQYQSGTGYDLCICVHAEQNAIISAARFGISIQGSTIYTTTQPCFGCLKEMLQARVKSIYYIHPWTSPRDDDQERQYRILMGQFPEGVHQLEMEDPEADWALPPKSASVVVDQHGMES, from the coding sequence ATGGATAAGAGTGGAAACACTGCTGGAACCCTGCCATCATCCCGCCGCCCGGGACGTCATGAGTACCTGATGGGAATTGCGATCGCGGTGCGGAAGCGTGCCGATTGTCGTGGACAGAAAGTCGGTGCGGCCATCGTTGTGGATGATCGAATCGTCTCGACCGGATACAACGGCACGCCGACGAAGATGGTGAACTGCTCCGATGGCGGATGTATCCGCTGCTTGAACCGCGACAAGCAGTACCAGTCGGGCACCGGATACGACCTTTGCATCTGCGTGCATGCGGAACAGAATGCGATCATTTCCGCCGCACGCTTTGGGATCAGTATCCAAGGTTCCACTATCTACACCACCACGCAACCATGCTTCGGCTGTCTGAAGGAGATGCTGCAGGCACGGGTGAAGAGTATCTACTACATCCATCCGTGGACTTCGCCGCGCGACGACGACCAGGAGCGGCAGTACCGAATTCTCATGGGCCAGTTTCCGGAAGGTGTTCACCAGCTTGAGATGGAGGATCCTGAGGCTGACTGGGCTCTTCCGCCTAAATCGGCTTCCGTGGTTGTGGACCAACACGGGATGGAATCGTAG
- a CDS encoding YihY/virulence factor BrkB family protein, whose product MGQQLAWANATVRKLRQQAWPTIKYLTRTDVHTFAFSVAANAILSFFPFVVLLLTLSRTVFHSQAMFDVIVSLLRDYLPTGQDFIVRNLREMVYARHKAQVISVFILLFTSTGVFLPLEVALNEVWGFKKNRSYLGNQIIALALAIACGVLAMISIALAAGNQLLLGHILGDNIVSDVISFVVMKVFAIACTVSIFFLIYWILPHGKVSAKAVFPSAFVMGVIMEVAKYVYILSLPWLNFKEVYGPFNISVTLIFWAFLSGMMLLAGAHLSALGAENGATAETNGH is encoded by the coding sequence ATGGGCCAACAATTGGCGTGGGCGAACGCCACTGTCCGGAAGCTCCGGCAGCAGGCCTGGCCCACGATCAAATACCTGACGCGTACGGATGTGCACACGTTCGCGTTTTCGGTGGCCGCCAACGCGATTCTGTCGTTTTTCCCTTTCGTGGTACTGCTGCTGACATTGTCGCGGACGGTGTTCCACTCCCAGGCAATGTTCGACGTGATCGTAAGCCTACTTCGTGATTACCTCCCCACCGGACAGGACTTCATTGTTCGCAACCTGCGGGAGATGGTCTACGCACGGCACAAGGCCCAGGTGATTTCGGTCTTTATCCTGCTGTTCACTTCGACTGGGGTATTTCTGCCGCTGGAAGTGGCTTTAAATGAAGTCTGGGGATTCAAGAAGAACCGTTCGTATCTCGGGAATCAGATCATCGCTCTAGCACTTGCGATCGCCTGCGGTGTGCTGGCCATGATCTCGATCGCATTGGCAGCCGGTAACCAGTTGCTGCTCGGACACATCCTTGGCGACAACATCGTTTCCGATGTGATCTCGTTTGTCGTGATGAAGGTGTTCGCTATCGCGTGCACCGTGTCGATCTTCTTCCTGATTTACTGGATACTGCCACACGGCAAGGTGTCAGCGAAGGCGGTGTTCCCGTCAGCGTTCGTGATGGGCGTGATCATGGAAGTAGCGAAATATGTATATATCCTTAGCCTGCCGTGGCTTAACTTTAAGGAAGTCTACGGACCGTTCAACATTTCTGTGACGCTGATTTTCTGGGCGTTCCTCTCGGGGATGATGCTGCTGGCCGGTGCTCACCTTTCCGCACTGGGTGCCGAGAATGGCGCAACAGCAGAGACGAACGGTCATTGA
- a CDS encoding ATP-dependent 6-phosphofructokinase: MALVNSKKGVIGILTGGGDVPGLNPAIRAVTIRALREGYQVVGIRRGWGGLVDMVRDKDVDNGEHYQVLSEEIVNRAGRTGGTFLHSSRTNPSKVSKGSVPEHLKATYNAEKNDLTPEVLKNLEWLGIDHLIPIGGDDTLSYGVRLDQEGVKVVAIPKTMDNDVPGTDYCIGFSTCVTRTIQMANILRTSAGSHERFLVLEVFGRYAGFTAMLPTMAGSANRCVIPEHKFNIERLTELLIEDRYKNPSRYSVVLISEGAMFEGGEMVFAKHEEDAFGHKKLGGIGDMVADQLTALSPKFNKGKKIECITQKLGYMVRGGDPDAIDSIAPMAYGNLALDLILNKVHGRLVVLKNGRYDNTPIEVVTASKKIVNVKEHYNTDRLRPHYKSFEMKPLFIMTSEYV, translated from the coding sequence ATGGCATTGGTGAATTCGAAAAAAGGTGTTATTGGCATTTTGACTGGTGGTGGCGACGTGCCGGGACTGAATCCAGCGATCCGGGCGGTCACGATTCGCGCACTGCGTGAGGGATACCAGGTCGTCGGAATCCGGCGTGGCTGGGGTGGTTTGGTGGACATGGTCCGCGACAAGGACGTGGACAATGGAGAGCACTACCAGGTATTGAGCGAAGAGATCGTCAACCGCGCAGGTCGCACCGGCGGCACATTCCTGCATTCATCCCGTACGAATCCGAGCAAAGTAAGCAAGGGAAGTGTTCCCGAGCACCTGAAAGCCACGTACAACGCCGAGAAGAACGATCTCACTCCCGAGGTTCTGAAGAACCTGGAATGGCTCGGCATTGACCACCTCATCCCGATCGGCGGCGACGATACGCTCAGCTACGGCGTGCGCCTCGACCAGGAAGGCGTGAAGGTTGTCGCCATTCCGAAGACGATGGACAACGACGTCCCCGGAACCGACTACTGCATCGGCTTTTCGACCTGCGTGACGCGTACGATCCAGATGGCGAACATACTCCGCACCTCGGCCGGATCGCATGAGCGCTTTCTCGTGTTGGAAGTTTTTGGTCGCTACGCAGGCTTCACGGCGATGCTTCCGACCATGGCGGGATCGGCAAACCGCTGCGTGATTCCCGAACACAAGTTCAACATCGAACGCCTGACGGAATTGCTGATTGAAGATCGCTACAAGAACCCGAGCCGTTACTCGGTGGTGCTGATCTCGGAAGGCGCCATGTTCGAAGGTGGCGAAATGGTCTTCGCAAAACACGAGGAAGACGCATTCGGTCACAAGAAACTGGGCGGGATCGGCGACATGGTAGCCGACCAGCTAACGGCGCTTTCTCCGAAGTTCAACAAGGGCAAGAAGATCGAGTGCATCACCCAGAAACTGGGATACATGGTGCGCGGCGGCGATCCCGACGCTATCGACTCGATTGCTCCCATGGCGTACGGAAACCTGGCGCTCGACCTGATTCTCAACAAGGTCCATGGACGATTAGTGGTGCTGAAGAACGGCCGTTATGACAACACGCCGATCGAGGTGGTGACGGCGTCGAAGAAGATCGTCAATGTGAAAGAGCACTACAACACGGACAGGCTTCGTCCGCACTACAAGAGCTTCGAAATGAAGCCGTTGTTCATTATGACCAGCGAATACGTGTAG
- the aqpZ gene encoding aquaporin Z — protein MPLSKRAFAEFFGTFWLVFGGCGAAVLAAGFPQLGIGFAGVALAFGLTVLTMAFAIGHISGCHLNPAVSVGLFVGKRFPSSELLPYIVAQVAGGIVGAGVLYIIASGKEGFSTAAGFASNGYGAHSPGGYSLPACITAEVVLTFFFLLVILGATDRRAPQGFAGIPIGLALTLIHLIGIPVTNLSVNPARSTGPAVFVGGWALAQLWMFWLAPIVGAALAGVVYSSVFAEKEAAKPLRAVAGK, from the coding sequence ATGCCGCTTTCGAAGCGTGCTTTCGCTGAATTCTTCGGTACTTTCTGGCTGGTCTTTGGTGGTTGTGGGGCAGCTGTCCTCGCCGCCGGCTTTCCTCAACTCGGCATCGGCTTCGCTGGCGTCGCACTCGCCTTCGGGCTCACTGTTCTAACCATGGCTTTCGCGATCGGGCACATCTCCGGATGCCATCTCAATCCCGCCGTTTCCGTCGGTCTCTTCGTGGGCAAGCGCTTTCCCTCTTCGGAACTCTTGCCTTACATTGTTGCGCAGGTCGCCGGGGGTATCGTGGGTGCCGGGGTGCTTTACATCATCGCTTCCGGAAAAGAGGGCTTCTCCACCGCGGCTGGATTCGCGTCCAACGGCTACGGTGCTCATTCGCCGGGCGGATACTCGCTTCCAGCATGTATCACCGCCGAAGTCGTGCTGACCTTCTTCTTCCTGCTGGTGATCCTTGGCGCCACGGACCGCCGCGCGCCCCAGGGTTTCGCCGGTATTCCGATCGGACTGGCACTCACGCTGATCCATTTGATTGGAATCCCCGTGACTAACCTGTCGGTTAACCCGGCGCGCAGCACCGGACCGGCCGTTTTCGTGGGTGGGTGGGCACTGGCCCAACTGTGGATGTTCTGGCTTGCTCCGATCGTCGGCGCAGCTCTCGCGGGCGTGGTCTACTCATCGGTCTTCGCGGAAAAGGAGGCAGCCAAACCACTTCGTGCGGTGGCAGGAAAGTGA
- the tsaA gene encoding tRNA (N6-threonylcarbamoyladenosine(37)-N6)-methyltransferase TrmO, with product MTESTFLLKPIGVVRSALADRKNAPRQGSEGAPEAWIEILPEFHPGLEGVEAGAEVLLLTWLHLGRRETMKVHPRGTGPLTGVFATRSPDRPNPIGIHPATVLEVDGGRIRLSGLEAVDGTPVVDIKPVIC from the coding sequence ATGACTGAGAGCACATTTTTGCTGAAGCCCATCGGAGTCGTGAGGTCGGCGCTGGCCGATCGGAAAAATGCTCCGCGACAAGGGTCCGAAGGCGCGCCGGAAGCCTGGATCGAGATCCTGCCGGAATTTCATCCGGGACTCGAGGGAGTGGAAGCGGGCGCGGAAGTCCTGCTGCTGACGTGGCTTCACCTCGGCAGACGCGAAACGATGAAAGTACATCCGCGAGGGACGGGGCCACTGACCGGCGTCTTTGCCACGCGCTCTCCAGATCGGCCGAATCCGATTGGCATTCACCCCGCGACCGTCCTTGAAGTCGATGGCGGTCGCATCCGCCTTTCAGGCTTGGAAGCGGTGGACGGGACGCCCGTTGTCGATATCAAGCCGGTCATCTGCTGA
- a CDS encoding DUF4242 domain-containing protein: MRRFMIEREIPKVGSLEREQYREAAQKSNEALRQLGPDIQWAYSFVAADKTFCVYYAKDESIIRKHAEISGFPANKITEIPKTIDPTTATPDAKAKAQ, from the coding sequence ATGCGCCGTTTCATGATCGAACGGGAAATTCCAAAAGTAGGGAGTCTGGAACGCGAGCAGTACCGCGAAGCCGCACAAAAGTCGAACGAAGCCCTGCGCCAACTCGGCCCGGACATTCAGTGGGCCTATTCGTTCGTCGCTGCCGATAAAACCTTCTGTGTTTACTACGCGAAGGACGAATCCATCATTCGCAAGCACGCCGAGATTAGCGGTTTTCCGGCTAACAAAATCACGGAAATTCCGAAGACTATCGACCCCACTACCGCTACACCGGACGCGAAGGCCAAAGCGCAATGA
- a CDS encoding carboxypeptidase regulatory-like domain-containing protein, which translates to MKARFTLAVALAFGVVFFLVSQPAQGQSLTQGEIRGAVTDPSGAVVTGATVTLQSNTGQTFTRTSNATGLYNFPLLAPGTYTLTVSAPNYKKTSRTVAVSVGQSSTINVQLPVETATQEVTVTAESGVIQTVTPSLTTTMSNEQIQLVPNGGGDLSYIAQTAPGSVMNSQGGYGNFSSNGLPANSNNFTVNSMPENDPFLNLNNSGATNILLGQNDVDEASVVTNGYSGAYSMAGANVNYVSKQGTNTFHGNASWRWNGRKVNANSYFNKQNDPPTQRGFVNDNMWAASFGGPIRKDKTFFFANTEGLYVIVPVSRNVNVPTQQFQQATLANLAGTNPSEVPLYQSMFNIYNNAPGSSSARNILSHGGCADFNGTAGFGDGGTPCALRYNSTVAGKTHEWLVTGRVDHNFTDSDKAFVHFRMDRGVQATYTDPLNPIFNLESFQPQYEGQLQEVHSFGTNTVNSFSLNGSYYRAIFQQADPKATLAFQPVEVAFSSGALFPIGRNYSAPSGTPQGRNVTQYGFVDDLSHTMGNHTFKLGANFSRYDVTTYGPGIGSLPLVSGEGLTDFFNGLATNFTQAYPTRLTQPVTLYNLGFYGEDVWHAASRLSLTFALRFDRNSNPACNTDCFNRFTSPFTSVDHSVATPYNQTILSNQHLALPDSYHPWTIEPRFGFNFSPFGVDRGLVISGGFGIFNSTLPAGFVDSLINNLPGDPSFTVGGLPFGPTTPGNGQSATAAAAAALRTGFADGSNFNDLNNAVMAATGGLTGFSSPNFFNVGSDIHTPRFQEWDLQVQKQLGAKMSLSLKYVGNHGIWQQINNTGQNAYCGLTNPVTMPADSTTCLSPASDPTSGALPFSSFSGLPTSPMDARFLNVTEISSGYNSNYNGFTASFMRRISALQFQFNYTWSHALDFVSNGGQGITPYNFDTNTSITAPQNPFNVRQNMYGNADYDIRHYFSANYVYTTPRNAFNGNFLGHLLGDWTIAGTLFARTGMPFTVIDTSIGGALTSFGYDPSGVVFADQTGASGSMQCGSQYANAWNGQCPALKNNFAESTTGFGNQRRNQVYGPHFFDTDLTLTKGIPIPKWEHARLQLGVTAYNLFNHPNFDQPVADVTDPSFGTSVVTVNAPTSIYGSFLGADASPRLIQTQLKLTF; encoded by the coding sequence ATGAAAGCTAGATTTACACTCGCCGTCGCGTTGGCGTTCGGCGTAGTGTTCTTCCTCGTATCACAACCAGCACAGGGCCAAAGCCTTACACAAGGAGAGATCCGAGGCGCCGTCACCGATCCAAGCGGCGCGGTCGTCACCGGAGCAACGGTGACCCTGCAAAGCAACACCGGGCAAACGTTCACCCGGACCAGCAATGCGACAGGACTGTACAATTTCCCGCTGCTCGCGCCTGGAACGTACACCCTTACAGTGTCGGCGCCCAACTATAAGAAGACATCGCGCACTGTCGCAGTCAGCGTAGGCCAATCGTCAACCATCAATGTCCAGCTTCCCGTGGAAACTGCTACCCAGGAAGTGACGGTGACGGCCGAGAGCGGAGTCATCCAGACCGTGACTCCTTCACTGACCACCACAATGTCGAATGAGCAGATCCAGTTGGTTCCCAACGGCGGCGGAGATCTGAGCTACATCGCGCAGACGGCCCCTGGTTCCGTGATGAACAGTCAGGGCGGATACGGCAACTTCTCCAGCAACGGCCTTCCGGCGAACTCGAATAACTTCACCGTGAATAGCATGCCGGAGAACGATCCCTTCCTGAACCTGAACAACTCCGGAGCCACCAACATCCTGCTCGGCCAGAATGATGTGGACGAGGCGTCCGTGGTGACCAACGGCTACTCGGGTGCGTACTCGATGGCCGGAGCGAACGTGAACTACGTCAGCAAGCAGGGCACGAATACGTTCCACGGAAATGCAAGCTGGCGCTGGAACGGTCGCAAGGTAAACGCCAACAGCTACTTCAACAAGCAGAATGATCCGCCAACTCAACGCGGCTTCGTCAACGACAACATGTGGGCGGCATCGTTCGGCGGTCCGATCCGGAAGGACAAGACCTTCTTCTTCGCGAACACCGAAGGGCTGTATGTGATTGTGCCCGTGTCGAGGAATGTCAACGTTCCTACTCAGCAATTCCAGCAGGCGACGTTGGCGAACCTGGCCGGGACAAATCCGTCGGAGGTGCCGCTATACCAGAGCATGTTCAATATCTATAACAATGCTCCAGGTTCGAGTTCCGCTCGCAACATCCTGTCGCACGGTGGGTGCGCCGATTTCAACGGCACTGCCGGGTTCGGAGACGGTGGCACACCTTGCGCATTGCGTTACAACTCCACGGTAGCCGGCAAGACGCACGAGTGGCTCGTCACCGGCCGGGTTGATCACAACTTCACGGATTCCGACAAGGCATTCGTCCACTTCCGTATGGATCGCGGCGTCCAAGCCACCTACACAGATCCGTTGAATCCCATCTTCAACCTGGAGAGCTTTCAGCCGCAGTACGAAGGACAACTCCAGGAAGTACACTCGTTCGGAACCAACACGGTGAATTCGTTCAGCCTGAACGGATCGTATTATCGCGCGATCTTCCAGCAGGCGGATCCCAAAGCAACCCTGGCATTCCAGCCAGTAGAAGTTGCCTTTTCCTCAGGTGCGCTGTTCCCGATTGGCCGGAACTACTCGGCTCCAAGCGGTACACCGCAGGGCCGAAACGTTACGCAGTACGGCTTTGTGGATGACTTGAGCCACACGATGGGAAATCACACGTTCAAGTTAGGCGCAAATTTCTCGCGTTACGACGTGACGACTTACGGACCGGGCATCGGTTCGTTGCCGCTCGTCTCCGGCGAGGGTTTGACCGACTTCTTCAACGGTTTGGCAACAAACTTCACGCAGGCTTATCCAACTCGTTTAACGCAGCCGGTTACCCTGTACAACCTCGGCTTCTACGGCGAGGACGTTTGGCATGCGGCGTCACGCTTGAGCCTTACGTTCGCGCTGCGGTTCGACCGCAACTCGAACCCGGCATGCAACACCGATTGCTTCAACCGGTTTACTTCGCCGTTCACGTCTGTTGATCACAGCGTAGCGACGCCTTACAACCAGACAATCCTTTCGAACCAGCACCTTGCGTTGCCGGATTCGTATCATCCGTGGACGATTGAGCCGAGGTTCGGCTTCAACTTCAGTCCGTTTGGGGTTGACCGGGGATTGGTAATCAGCGGCGGATTCGGCATCTTCAACAGCACGTTGCCCGCTGGATTCGTGGACAGCCTCATCAATAACCTGCCGGGCGATCCATCGTTCACAGTAGGCGGACTGCCGTTCGGTCCGACGACGCCGGGTAACGGCCAGTCGGCGACCGCGGCAGCAGCGGCGGCGTTGCGGACAGGATTTGCCGACGGATCGAACTTTAATGACCTCAACAACGCCGTAATGGCAGCGACGGGCGGTCTGACGGGCTTCTCGAGTCCCAACTTCTTCAACGTGGGGAGTGACATCCATACGCCTCGTTTCCAGGAATGGGATTTGCAGGTCCAGAAGCAATTGGGAGCCAAGATGTCTTTGAGCCTGAAGTATGTAGGCAATCACGGCATTTGGCAGCAGATCAACAACACCGGCCAGAACGCCTACTGCGGGCTTACGAACCCGGTGACGATGCCGGCGGATTCGACGACGTGTTTGAGTCCGGCGAGCGATCCCACGTCAGGAGCATTGCCGTTCTCGTCGTTCTCGGGACTGCCGACTTCGCCGATGGATGCAAGATTCCTGAACGTGACCGAAATCTCGTCGGGTTATAACTCGAATTACAACGGCTTTACCGCTTCGTTCATGCGGCGGATTTCAGCGTTGCAGTTCCAGTTCAACTACACGTGGAGTCACGCGCTGGACTTCGTTTCCAACGGAGGTCAGGGCATTACGCCTTACAACTTCGACACGAACACGAGTATTACGGCTCCGCAGAACCCGTTCAACGTTCGGCAGAACATGTACGGAAATGCGGACTACGATATTCGCCACTACTTCAGCGCAAACTACGTTTACACGACTCCACGAAATGCGTTCAACGGAAATTTCCTGGGACACCTGCTGGGAGATTGGACAATCGCGGGAACGCTGTTTGCGAGGACGGGTATGCCGTTCACGGTCATCGACACCAGCATTGGAGGTGCGCTGACCAGTTTCGGTTACGACCCGTCGGGCGTGGTTTTTGCCGATCAGACCGGTGCTAGCGGCAGCATGCAGTGCGGTTCGCAGTACGCGAACGCCTGGAACGGCCAGTGTCCGGCGTTGAAGAACAACTTCGCGGAGAGCACAACCGGTTTCGGAAACCAGCGGCGTAACCAGGTTTACGGGCCGCATTTCTTCGATACCGATTTGACCCTGACGAAGGGCATCCCGATTCCAAAATGGGAGCACGCTCGCCTGCAACTCGGCGTAACCGCTTATAACCTGTTCAACCATCCGAACTTCGACCAGCCAGTGGCTGACGTGACCGATCCCAGTTTCGGCACGAGCGTGGTCACGGTGAACGCTCCGACTTCGATTTACGGATCGTTCCTTGGCGCGGATGCTTCGCCGAGGTTGATACAGACCCAGTTGAAACTTACGTTCTGA
- a CDS encoding glycosyltransferase family 39 protein, whose product MCYKVAVESASPNPRNEKLLVGTLALLALVWRFLYIGHESLWIDEAASVGIVRLPWIDFFKVLWRREGNMTLYYLLLRPWVFFGSSEAWIRAVSAVFSAGTVPFVYLIGRELRDRRTGLIASLLFALSPFAVEYAQEARGYSLACLLVTAGSWFLLRGLKSSDVRAWKWWGVSMVLAVYAHFFAALVLLVHLLYSAKNLPKHRALLGKMALALMPIAAFITLKRLGQLNWVPPLSWSGLTSAFSELAGGADLALVLLPMAALAAIIYWGKQANTLFLWMWLLVPVGLILLGSFAQPMLAPRFLIICLPPFLLLAATALVSLPRSLVLAILAVILFFSVRTQFLNWKTDTKDDWRSATSYVLDNSKPSDGILFHQALGRQAFTYYEGREKANNAPMVITPARGDRMTYRDFEAEMEDRVAAKLEQAPSRLWIVLNRNTPRGTPDEYTRFLLGLVERRYDCRPQEFRGIEVFSCTVK is encoded by the coding sequence ATGTGTTATAAGGTCGCTGTGGAGAGTGCTTCGCCGAATCCGCGCAATGAAAAACTGCTGGTCGGCACCCTCGCCTTGCTCGCGCTGGTGTGGCGCTTTCTCTACATCGGGCACGAAAGCCTCTGGATCGACGAGGCTGCAAGCGTAGGTATCGTGCGGCTACCGTGGATCGACTTCTTCAAAGTCCTGTGGCGGCGCGAAGGCAACATGACGCTCTACTACCTGCTCCTGCGTCCATGGGTATTCTTTGGTTCAAGCGAGGCGTGGATCCGTGCAGTGTCGGCCGTGTTCTCTGCGGGAACGGTCCCATTCGTTTACTTGATCGGAAGGGAACTGCGCGACCGGAGGACGGGACTGATCGCTTCATTGTTATTTGCGCTGAGTCCGTTCGCCGTCGAGTATGCGCAGGAGGCCCGAGGCTACAGCCTGGCCTGCCTTCTGGTTACGGCCGGATCATGGTTCTTGTTGCGCGGGTTGAAGTCATCTGATGTGCGTGCTTGGAAGTGGTGGGGCGTCAGCATGGTGCTGGCCGTGTACGCGCACTTCTTCGCTGCGCTCGTGTTATTGGTGCACCTGTTGTATTCGGCGAAAAATCTTCCCAAACACCGAGCACTGCTGGGGAAAATGGCGCTTGCCTTGATGCCGATAGCGGCATTCATCACGCTGAAGCGGCTGGGCCAATTGAATTGGGTGCCGCCACTGTCGTGGTCGGGGCTGACCTCCGCATTCAGTGAACTGGCAGGCGGTGCGGATCTTGCGCTCGTTCTGCTGCCAATGGCGGCGCTGGCAGCCATCATCTATTGGGGAAAGCAAGCGAATACATTATTTCTCTGGATGTGGCTGCTTGTTCCCGTCGGCCTGATCCTGCTCGGCTCGTTCGCACAGCCCATGTTGGCGCCGAGATTTCTGATCATCTGTCTGCCGCCTTTTCTCTTGTTGGCAGCGACCGCTCTGGTTTCGCTTCCGCGGTCACTCGTCTTAGCGATACTCGCGGTGATTCTTTTCTTTAGCGTGCGAACGCAGTTTCTGAACTGGAAGACCGACACCAAGGATGACTGGAGGTCGGCGACAAGTTACGTTCTGGACAATTCGAAGCCGAGTGACGGAATCCTGTTTCACCAGGCGCTCGGGCGTCAGGCGTTCACCTATTATGAAGGCCGTGAGAAGGCGAATAACGCACCGATGGTGATCACACCTGCGCGAGGAGATCGGATGACGTACCGCGACTTCGAAGCTGAAATGGAAGATCGTGTCGCGGCCAAACTGGAGCAAGCCCCGAGCAGACTTTGGATCGTGCTGAACCGCAATACTCCTCGTGGCACGCCAGACGAATACACGCGATTCCTCTTGGGACTTGTCGAGCGTCGCTACGATTGCCGCCCACAGGAATTCCGAGGTATCGAAGTTTTTAGCTGCACCGTTAAGTAG